From a region of the Haematobia irritans isolate KBUSLIRL chromosome 4, ASM5000362v1, whole genome shotgun sequence genome:
- the LOC142233692 gene encoding transmembrane protein 60: MTLAHRALFTWFIVLVFLILVCLRLDPRTHWNWFLVFIPLWVFDGILIIYVIIKIVRKWRNLKRLKELLIDYQFYIGGVLLKVASQLMICLCLEYPELEISIFVTMIPIWTLLSASVVYVFGRLNKIERW, from the coding sequence ATGACCTTGGCCCATAGAGCTCTATTTACTTGGTTCATTGTCCTAGTATTTTTGATACTTGTATGTCTCCGTCTTGATCCAAGAACACATTGGAACTGGTTTCTCGTCTTTATACCGCTATGGGTGTTTGATGGCATTCTTATTATCTACGTAATTATCAAAATTGTCAGAAAATGGCGTAATTTAAAGCGTTTGAAGGAGTTGCTTATAGATTACCAGTTTTACATTGGCGGTGTTCTCCTCAAAGTAGCTTCACAATTGATGATATGCTTATGTTTGGAGTATCCGGAACTTGAAATATCGATATTTGTAACAATGATACCAATATGGACGTTATTATCCGCATCTGTTGTTTATGTTTTCGGACGTTTAAACAAAATAGAGCGCTGGTGA
- the LOC142233691 gene encoding uncharacterized protein LOC142233691, giving the protein MSLVAYDYSSEEDSHESDEEGDACERSKGALLQSARHLKIDQISDDEDDTYMEHQSEEIASSFSLSLPKPQTESSIKEIVGKLSTLSALPPPKSVHVHAEEEDDEFLHKKDKFVTSETKPSVHINKGPVKISIPSLKEFQDVKDEMTEKSKLNTGTKERSEPRGSGLLSILPKAKSEQNFSKAESNQSGDVAKAKQTPFLIPDTVKYRRPAYSTEGTLDEIKPIRKPNPKHIISNTNTKPEEEKDETEKSLENSNDFFSLNDDDNILPEISSNEISIMVAKKAAKIAEVTANYLKEAEVKSAREEEVAQRNQLELDAARKRYHDTKLDTEAERALVGSSAKRRRNKNYDINIVDLNSDQILPDRDEWMRTALASSTTYQPTGVLVDEEPASGTRRKHQITYLAHKAKANEAELQAMWAANRQNRRATQSKYGF; this is encoded by the coding sequence ATGTCCTTGGTTGCCTATGATTATAGCAGTGAGGAAGATTCTCACGAATCTGACGAAGAAGGCGATGCGTGTGAAAGAAGTAAAGGTGCTCTGCTCCAATCTGCACGGCATTTGAAAATTGATCAAATAAGCGATGATGAGGATGACACATATATGGAACATCAGTCAGAAGAAATAGCGTCTAGTTTTTCACTTTCTCTACCCAAACCTCAAACCGAATCATCCATAAAGGAAATTGTGGGGAAGCTGTCCACATTGTCTGCCCTTCCACCACCTAAATCGGTCCATGTGCATGCTGAAGAGGAGGAtgatgaatttttgcacaaaaaggACAAATTTGTTACTTCCGAAACCAAGCCGTCTGTACATATAAATAAAGGACCTGTAAAGATATCCATTCCTTCACTAAAAGAATTTCAAGATGTAAAAGATGAAATGACAGAGAAGTCAAAACTTAATACGGGAACTAAAGAAAGAAGTGAGCCTAGAGGTTCGGGACTGCTAAGTATTTTACCCAAagctaaatcggaacaaaacttTTCAAAAGCTGAAAGTAATCAATCAGGTGACGTTGCTAAAGCGAAACAAACTCCATTTCTCATTCCCGATACTGTTAAATATAGAAGACCTGCATACAGCACAGAAGGAACGCTTGATGAAATAAAACCGATAAGAAAACCTAACCCGAAACATATTATTAGCAATACCAACACAAAACCAGAAGAGGAAAAAGACGAAACTGAGAAATCACTAGAAAACTCCAATGACTTTTTCTCGCTTAACGACGATGACAATATTCTGCCCGAAATCAGCTCTAATGAAATTAGTATAATGGTAGCAAAGAAAGCTGCCAAAATTGCAGAAGTTACGGCCAACTATCTTAAAGAAGCCGAAGTCAAGTCTGCCAGAGAAGAGGAAGTCGCACAAAGAAACCAACTAGAGTTAGATGCAGCTAGAAAGCGTTATCATGATACAAAGCTGGACACTGAAGCCGAAAGAGCTTTAGTAGGAAGCAGCGCGAAGCGtaggagaaataaaaattatgacataaATATAGTAGATTTGAATAGCGATCAAATATTACCAGATAGAGATGAATGGATGCGCACGGCTTTAGCATCATCAACCACATACCAACCAACAGGTGTTTTGGTTGATGAGGAACCTGCAAGCGGCACACGACGTAAACACCAAATAACTTATTTGGCGCATAAAGCAAAGGCAAATGAAGCTGAACTGCAAGCTATGTGGGCAGCAAACCGTCAAAATCGAAGGGCGACACAAAGCAAATACGGATTCTAG